A region from the Curtobacterium sp. MCBA15_012 genome encodes:
- a CDS encoding dihydroorotase, translating into MTAHLIRGAQLVDGSRADIRLEARRITAVGSGLDVAGATVVDADGLIALPGLVDLHTHLREPGFEESETVLTGSRAAAAGGFTAVNAMANSSPVADTAGVVEQVQALGDDAGYVTVRPIGAVSQGLQGTHLSEIGAMATSRAKVRVFSDDGSCVADPLLMRRALEYIKGFGGVLAQHAQEPRLTIGAQMNEGRLSSELGLAGWPAVAEEAIIARDVLLADHVGARLHVCHVSTAGSVEVVRWAKSRGIDVTAEVTPHHLVLTEDLVAGVDGAPGYDARYKVNPPLRSREDVDALRAALADGTIDIVATDHAPHTAEAKCCEWPAAANGMVGLESALSVVHAAVVESGQLDWADVARVLSEAPARIGQVQGHGQGIVAGAPAELTLYDPAAVREFSVDDLAGQSQNSPYLGMRLPGRVVATFHQGYPTLLDGRLVDTDTVAAAAAAATAALR; encoded by the coding sequence ATGACCGCCCACCTCATCCGCGGCGCGCAGCTGGTCGACGGCTCGCGTGCCGACATCCGCCTGGAGGCGCGGCGCATCACCGCCGTCGGGTCCGGTCTCGACGTGGCCGGTGCCACGGTCGTCGACGCCGACGGGCTGATCGCCCTGCCCGGTCTGGTGGACCTCCACACCCACCTGCGCGAACCCGGTTTCGAGGAGTCCGAGACGGTGCTCACCGGGTCCCGTGCCGCGGCCGCCGGCGGCTTCACGGCCGTCAACGCGATGGCGAACTCGTCGCCGGTCGCCGACACCGCGGGCGTCGTCGAACAGGTGCAGGCACTCGGTGACGACGCCGGCTACGTCACGGTCCGCCCGATCGGTGCGGTCTCGCAGGGGCTGCAGGGCACCCACCTGTCCGAGATCGGCGCGATGGCGACGTCGCGGGCGAAGGTCCGGGTGTTCTCGGACGACGGTTCCTGCGTCGCCGACCCGCTGCTCATGCGCCGGGCGCTCGAGTACATCAAGGGCTTCGGCGGGGTGCTCGCGCAGCACGCCCAGGAGCCGCGACTGACCATCGGCGCGCAGATGAACGAGGGCCGGCTGTCGTCGGAGCTCGGGCTCGCCGGGTGGCCCGCCGTGGCCGAGGAGGCGATCATCGCCCGCGACGTGCTGCTCGCCGACCACGTCGGTGCCCGGCTGCACGTGTGCCACGTGTCGACCGCCGGCAGCGTCGAGGTCGTCCGGTGGGCGAAGTCCCGCGGGATCGACGTCACCGCCGAGGTCACGCCGCACCACCTCGTGCTCACCGAGGACCTCGTCGCCGGGGTCGACGGTGCGCCTGGGTACGACGCCCGGTACAAGGTGAACCCGCCCCTGCGCTCCCGCGAGGACGTCGACGCGCTGCGGGCCGCCCTGGCCGACGGCACCATCGACATCGTCGCCACCGACCACGCGCCGCACACGGCCGAGGCGAAGTGCTGCGAGTGGCCGGCCGCCGCGAACGGCATGGTCGGGCTCGAGTCGGCACTGAGCGTCGTGCACGCCGCCGTGGTCGAGAGCGGGCAGCTCGACTGGGCGGACGTCGCCCGGGTGCTCTCCGAGGCGCCGGCGCGGATCGGGCAGGTCCAGGGGCACGGCCAGGGCATCGTGGCGGGCGCACCCGCCGAGCTGACGTTGTACGACCCCGCCGCGGTGCGCGAGTTCTCGGTCGACGACCTCGCTGGGCAGTCGCAGAACTCGCCCTACCTCGGCATGCGCCTGCCCGGCCGCGTCGTCGCGACCTTCCACCAGGGCTACCCGACGCTGCTCGACGGCCGGCTCGTCGACACCGACACCGTCGCGGCCGCCGCGGCGGCCGCGACGGCGGCGCTCCGGTGA
- the metK gene encoding methionine adenosyltransferase produces MTSTNLRLFTSESVTEGHPDKICDQISDTILDALLTVDPHARVAVETMVTTGLVHVAGEVTTSGYVEIPKLVRDVITGIGYNSSEVSFDGRTCGVEVSIGAQSPDIAQGVDESLDSRSGAGVDPLDRQGAGDQGIMFGFATNETPEYMPVAIWLAHRLAERLAEVRKTGQLDFLRPDGKTQVTVGYDGVVPKTVETVVLSTQHSPAVTLAELTAQITEHVIRPVLDLVDLDSSHVDVIVNPTGRFEIGGPQGDAGLTGRKVIVDTYGGASRHGGGAFSGKDPSKVDRSAAYALRWVAKNAVAAGLADRLEVQVAYAIGRAKPVGLYVESFGTGHVDDATIEAAILEVFDLRPAAIIRDLDLLKPRYAQTAAYGHFGRELPGFTWEQLDRVDALRAAAGLVAAAV; encoded by the coding sequence GTGACGAGCACCAACCTGCGCCTCTTCACGTCCGAGTCGGTGACGGAGGGGCACCCCGACAAGATCTGCGACCAGATCTCGGACACGATCCTGGACGCCCTGCTCACGGTCGACCCGCACGCGCGCGTCGCTGTCGAGACGATGGTGACGACGGGTCTGGTGCACGTCGCCGGCGAGGTCACCACCTCGGGCTACGTCGAGATCCCGAAGCTCGTGCGTGACGTCATCACGGGCATCGGGTACAACTCGTCCGAGGTGTCCTTCGACGGCCGCACCTGCGGTGTCGAGGTGTCGATCGGTGCGCAGTCCCCGGACATCGCGCAGGGGGTCGACGAGTCGCTCGACTCGCGCTCCGGTGCCGGCGTCGACCCGCTCGACCGCCAGGGTGCCGGCGACCAGGGCATCATGTTCGGCTTCGCGACGAACGAGACGCCCGAGTACATGCCCGTCGCGATCTGGCTGGCGCACCGACTGGCCGAGCGTCTGGCCGAGGTCCGCAAGACCGGCCAGCTCGACTTCCTGCGTCCTGACGGCAAGACCCAGGTCACCGTCGGGTACGACGGCGTCGTGCCGAAGACGGTCGAGACCGTCGTGCTCTCGACGCAGCACTCGCCGGCGGTCACGCTCGCCGAGCTCACCGCGCAGATCACCGAGCACGTCATCCGTCCGGTGCTCGACCTGGTCGACCTCGACTCGTCGCACGTCGACGTCATCGTGAACCCGACCGGCCGCTTCGAGATCGGCGGTCCGCAGGGCGACGCCGGGCTCACCGGGCGCAAGGTCATCGTCGACACGTACGGCGGCGCGTCCCGCCACGGCGGTGGCGCGTTCAGCGGCAAGGACCCGTCGAAGGTCGACCGTTCGGCCGCGTACGCGCTCCGTTGGGTCGCGAAGAACGCCGTCGCAGCGGGCCTGGCCGACCGCCTCGAGGTCCAGGTCGCCTACGCGATCGGCCGTGCGAAGCCGGTCGGGCTGTACGTCGAGTCCTTCGGCACCGGCCACGTCGACGACGCCACGATCGAGGCCGCGATCCTCGAGGTCTTCGACCTCCGTCCGGCCGCGATCATCCGCGACCTCGACCTGCTCAAGCCGCGGTACGCGCAGACCGCCGCGTACGGGCACTTCGGCCGCGAGCTGCCCGGGTTCACCTGGGAGCAGCTCGACCGTGTCGACGCCCTCCGCGCTGCAGCAGGGCTCGTCGCCGCAGCCGTCTAG
- the gmk gene encoding guanylate kinase, with protein sequence MTDDRDALPAHRNPPEVDRVAAARAAVAARRARAAVKAQVASGERSPLEVARAAWSDADLPAEKSLRVRDLLTSISGIGPARAEAVMGELRIAPSKRLGGLGSRQRTALADWLAARGRKRGASKLVVLAGPTAVGKGTVSAYIREQYPDVNLSVSATTRKPRPGEVDGVHYYFVDDAEFDRMIRDRELLEWAVVHNSYRYGTPRPPIDRALDAGDKVMLEIDLQGARQVRDAMPEAVLVFLLPPTWDELVRRLIGRGTESAEEQARRLETAKVELAAQDEFDVRIVNSDVGTAAREVVDLFSAP encoded by the coding sequence GTGACCGACGACCGCGACGCCCTGCCCGCGCACCGCAACCCGCCGGAGGTCGACCGCGTCGCCGCCGCCCGTGCAGCCGTCGCCGCGCGACGCGCCCGGGCCGCGGTGAAGGCCCAGGTCGCCTCGGGGGAGCGCAGCCCCCTCGAGGTGGCGCGGGCCGCCTGGTCGGACGCCGACCTGCCCGCCGAGAAGTCCCTGCGGGTGCGCGACCTGCTGACGAGCATCTCCGGCATCGGACCCGCGCGCGCCGAGGCCGTGATGGGCGAGCTCCGCATCGCGCCGTCGAAGCGCCTCGGCGGACTCGGGTCCCGGCAGCGGACGGCCCTCGCCGACTGGCTCGCCGCACGTGGCCGCAAGCGCGGGGCGTCGAAGCTCGTCGTGCTCGCAGGACCGACCGCCGTCGGCAAGGGCACGGTGAGCGCGTACATCCGCGAGCAGTACCCGGACGTGAACCTCAGCGTCTCGGCGACGACCCGCAAGCCGCGTCCCGGCGAGGTCGACGGCGTGCACTACTACTTCGTGGACGACGCCGAGTTCGACCGGATGATCCGCGACCGCGAGCTGCTCGAGTGGGCGGTCGTGCACAACTCCTACCGCTACGGCACACCCCGTCCGCCGATCGACCGTGCGCTCGACGCCGGCGACAAGGTGATGCTCGAGATCGACCTGCAGGGCGCCCGGCAGGTGCGCGACGCCATGCCCGAGGCCGTGCTCGTGTTCCTGCTCCCGCCGACGTGGGACGAGCTCGTCCGTCGACTGATCGGCCGCGGCACCGAGTCCGCCGAGGAACAGGCGCGACGGCTCGAGACCGCGAAGGTCGAACTCGCCGCCCAGGACGAGTTCGACGTGCGGATCGTGAACTCCGATGTCGGCACCGCGGCACGCGAGGTCGTAGACTTGTTCTCTGCGCCCTGA
- the rpoZ gene encoding DNA-directed RNA polymerase subunit omega, whose amino-acid sequence MANPQGIIDPPIDDLLAKVESKYALVIFASKRARQINDYYADLHEGSLFDNVGPLVDSTIDDKPLSVALHEINEDKLTVTKQQQPAD is encoded by the coding sequence ATGGCCAACCCCCAGGGCATCATCGACCCGCCCATCGACGACCTGCTCGCCAAGGTGGAGTCGAAGTACGCGCTCGTCATCTTCGCCTCGAAGCGCGCGCGCCAGATCAACGACTACTACGCCGACCTGCACGAGGGTTCGCTCTTCGACAACGTCGGCCCGCTCGTCGACTCGACGATCGACGACAAGCCGCTGTCCGTCGCTCTCCACGAGATCAACGAGGACAAGCTGACCGTCACCAAGCAGCAGCAGCCCGCCGACTGA
- the carA gene encoding glutamine-hydrolyzing carbamoyl-phosphate synthase small subunit, whose protein sequence is MTRERAVLVLEDGTRYDGWAYGARGRSLGEVVFATGMTGYQETLTDPSYAGQIVVQTAPHIGNTGVNDEDPESRRIWVAGYVVRDPSRVVSNHRANATLDDHLVRDGIVGISGIDTRALTRRIRDAGAMKGGVFSGADAALDPDAQLDAVRSQATMAGASFSSVVSTPETYVVPAVGEQIGRLAVLDLGVKASTTRYLAERGFEVHVVPQDITAAELSALDPDALFYSNGPGDPAASDAQVALLQESLRTGRPFFGICFGNQLLGRALGFGTYKLPFGHRGINQPVLDTATGKVEITSQNHGFAVDAPLGEVLESPAGFGRVEVSHYSLNDQVVEGLRALDVPAFSVQYHPEAAAGPHDSMYLFDRFAEMVRARRAGEPLDAATATATTPAADVTKEAN, encoded by the coding sequence ATGACACGCGAACGGGCTGTACTGGTCCTCGAGGACGGCACACGGTACGACGGTTGGGCGTACGGCGCACGAGGCCGATCCCTCGGCGAGGTCGTCTTCGCGACCGGCATGACCGGGTACCAGGAGACGCTCACCGACCCCTCCTACGCCGGGCAGATCGTGGTGCAGACCGCGCCGCACATCGGCAACACGGGCGTCAACGACGAGGACCCCGAGTCCCGTCGCATCTGGGTCGCCGGGTACGTGGTGCGCGACCCCAGCCGCGTGGTGTCGAACCACCGTGCGAACGCGACGCTCGACGACCACCTGGTGCGCGACGGCATCGTCGGCATCTCGGGGATCGACACCCGCGCGCTGACCCGCCGGATCCGCGACGCGGGCGCCATGAAGGGCGGCGTGTTCAGCGGTGCGGACGCAGCGCTCGACCCGGACGCGCAGCTCGACGCGGTCCGGTCGCAGGCGACGATGGCCGGGGCGAGCTTCTCGTCGGTCGTGTCGACGCCGGAGACGTACGTCGTCCCCGCCGTCGGCGAGCAGATCGGCCGGCTCGCGGTGCTCGACCTCGGCGTCAAGGCGTCGACCACGCGGTACCTGGCGGAGCGCGGCTTCGAGGTGCACGTGGTGCCGCAGGACATCACCGCCGCCGAGCTCTCGGCGCTCGACCCGGACGCGCTCTTCTACTCGAACGGCCCGGGCGACCCCGCGGCGAGCGACGCGCAGGTCGCGCTGCTGCAGGAGTCGCTGCGGACCGGGCGACCGTTCTTCGGCATCTGCTTCGGCAACCAGCTCCTCGGCCGCGCGCTCGGCTTCGGCACGTACAAGCTGCCGTTCGGCCACCGCGGGATCAACCAGCCGGTGCTGGACACGGCCACCGGCAAGGTCGAGATCACGAGCCAGAACCACGGCTTCGCGGTCGACGCGCCCCTCGGCGAGGTGCTCGAGTCGCCGGCCGGGTTCGGCCGCGTCGAGGTCTCGCACTACTCCCTGAACGACCAGGTCGTCGAGGGCCTCCGCGCGCTCGACGTGCCGGCGTTCAGCGTGCAGTACCACCCGGAGGCGGCGGCCGGTCCGCACGACTCCATGTACCTGTTCGACCGGTTCGCCGAGATGGTCCGCGCACGACGTGCCGGCGAGCCGCTCGACGCGGCGACCGCCACCGCGACCACCCCCGCAGCCGACGTCACGAAGGAAGCCAACTGA
- a CDS encoding aspartate carbamoyltransferase catalytic subunit, with protein sequence MKHLLSTADLSRAEAVHVLDVAEEMAEVNTREVRKLPALRGKTVVNLFFEDSTRTRISFEAAAKRLSADVINFAAKGSSVSKGESLKDTVQTLGAMGIDGIVMRHHASGAPRVLAEADWIDVPVVNAGDGTHEHPTQALLDAFTMRRRLHGGASRGKGLDGVRVTIVGDVLHSRVARSNAWLLRTLGAEVTFAAPPTLLPAVDRPFGAAVHHDLDAALAEDPDVVMLLRIQQERMNDAFFPNPREYTRHFGLTAARAAALSERTLIMHPGPMNRGLEIAGVAADDPRSTVVEQVANGVSVRMAVLYLALTGEHEPKESVA encoded by the coding sequence GTGAAGCACCTCCTCTCCACCGCCGACCTGTCCCGCGCCGAGGCCGTCCACGTCCTCGACGTCGCCGAGGAGATGGCCGAGGTGAACACCCGCGAGGTCCGGAAGCTCCCGGCCCTCCGCGGCAAGACGGTCGTGAACCTCTTCTTCGAGGACTCCACCCGCACCCGCATCTCGTTCGAGGCCGCCGCCAAGCGCCTCTCGGCCGACGTCATCAACTTCGCCGCCAAGGGCTCGAGCGTCTCGAAGGGCGAGTCCCTCAAGGACACCGTGCAGACCCTCGGCGCGATGGGCATCGACGGGATCGTGATGCGCCACCACGCGTCCGGCGCCCCGCGCGTGCTCGCCGAGGCCGACTGGATCGACGTGCCCGTGGTGAACGCCGGCGACGGCACCCACGAGCACCCGACGCAGGCGCTCCTCGACGCCTTCACGATGCGGCGCCGCCTGCACGGTGGTGCGAGCCGCGGGAAGGGCCTCGACGGCGTCCGGGTGACGATCGTCGGCGACGTCCTGCACAGCCGGGTCGCGCGGAGCAACGCCTGGCTCCTCCGCACCCTCGGGGCCGAGGTCACCTTCGCCGCCCCGCCGACGCTGCTGCCCGCGGTGGACCGCCCGTTCGGCGCGGCGGTGCACCACGACCTCGACGCGGCCCTCGCCGAGGACCCGGACGTCGTGATGCTGCTCCGCATCCAGCAGGAGCGCATGAACGACGCGTTCTTCCCGAACCCCCGCGAGTACACGCGGCACTTCGGCCTGACCGCGGCCCGCGCTGCGGCGCTGTCCGAGCGCACGCTGATCATGCACCCGGGGCCGATGAACCGCGGGCTCGAGATCGCCGGCGTCGCCGCCGACGACCCCCGCTCGACGGTGGTCGAGCAGGTCGCGAACGGCGTCTCGGTCCGGATGGCCGTCCTGTACCTCGCCCTGACCGGCGAGCACGAACCGAAGGAGTCCGTCGCATGA
- the pyrF gene encoding orotidine-5'-phosphate decarboxylase, whose product MTDVVTDRPGGATPFGVRLAAAVGERSPLCVGIDPHAATLAAWGLGRDEAGLTAFGATLVDAAAGRAAIVKPQVAFFEAAGVAGYRALDATLRRARDAGLLVVADVKRGDIGSTGDDYALAWLGRDGPFRADAMTVSPYLGYGSLAGTVDVARRNGAGVFVLAATSNPEARLLQTAVVAEGPRAGRSVAAGIVLDVADDNRTGGDQPLGDVGLVLGATLDLDDFGIDAQAIGSAPVLAPGFGAQGARIEDLRSLYGARAEQVLVSESRGLLVDGPDGVAALVCDRSDRIRAALAVAA is encoded by the coding sequence GTGACCGACGTGGTCACCGACCGGCCGGGAGGCGCGACCCCCTTCGGCGTGCGGCTCGCCGCCGCCGTGGGGGAGCGTTCCCCCCTGTGCGTCGGCATCGACCCCCACGCCGCCACCCTGGCGGCGTGGGGGCTCGGCCGCGACGAGGCCGGCCTGACGGCCTTCGGCGCGACCCTGGTCGACGCGGCCGCCGGCCGCGCGGCGATCGTGAAGCCGCAGGTCGCCTTCTTCGAGGCGGCCGGGGTGGCGGGCTACCGTGCGCTCGACGCGACCCTGCGTCGGGCACGCGATGCGGGCCTCCTGGTCGTCGCCGACGTCAAGCGTGGCGACATCGGCTCGACGGGTGACGACTACGCGCTCGCGTGGCTCGGCCGCGACGGGCCGTTCCGGGCGGACGCGATGACCGTGTCGCCCTACCTCGGCTACGGATCGCTGGCCGGCACCGTCGACGTCGCGCGCCGGAACGGCGCCGGGGTCTTCGTGCTCGCCGCGACGAGCAACCCGGAGGCGCGCCTGCTCCAGACCGCGGTCGTCGCGGAGGGCCCGCGTGCCGGACGGAGCGTGGCGGCCGGTATCGTCTTGGACGTGGCAGACGACAACCGGACCGGCGGCGACCAGCCGCTCGGGGACGTCGGGCTCGTGCTCGGCGCCACCCTCGACCTCGACGACTTCGGCATCGACGCGCAGGCCATCGGCTCCGCGCCGGTGCTCGCCCCGGGCTTCGGAGCCCAGGGCGCCCGCATCGAGGACCTCCGGTCGCTGTACGGCGCGCGTGCCGAGCAGGTCCTGGTGAGCGAGTCGCGCGGGCTGCTCGTCGACGGGCCGGACGGTGTCGCGGCGCTCGTGTGCGACCGTTCGGACCGCATCCGCGCAGCCCTGGCGGTCGCCGCGTGA
- the carB gene encoding carbamoyl-phosphate synthase large subunit produces MPKRADIESVLVIGSGPIVIGQAAEFDYSGTQACRVLRAEGVRVILVNPNPATIMTDPDFADATYIEPITSASLEEIIRIERPDAVLPTLGGQTALNAAIKLDAEGILAKYDVELIGAKVDAIQRGEDRQLFKELVLESGADVARSHIAHTLDEAKEFAKDLGYPLVVRPSFTMGGLGSGFAYNEEELIRFVGDGLQSSPTTEVLLEESILGWKEYELELMRDNFDNTVVICSIENVDPVGVHTGDSITVAPALTLTDREYQNMRNIGIDIIRRVGVDTGGCNIQFAVDPSNGRLIVIEMNPRVSRSSALASKATGFPIAKIAAKLAIGYRLDEIENDITRVTPASFEPTLDYVVVKTPRFAFEKFPAADATLTTTMKSVGEAMAIGRNYATALQKSLRSLEKRGSSFHWDTPAADFDKDALLEKARIPTDGRIVTVQQALVAGATADEVFEATKIDPWFIDQIVLINEVAAEVAAAGTLDADTVRWAKEHGFSDAQIASLRGISEQEARDARHALGIRPVFKTVDTCAGEFPALTPYHYSSYDTETEVAASDRKKVVILGSGPNRIGQGVEFDYSCVHASFALSDAGFETIMINCNPETVSTDYDTSDRLYFEPLTTEDVLEVIAAEAASGELVGVVVQLGGQTALGLAKPLEAAGIPILGTTPTAIDSAEERGQFSRILEEAGLLAPRNGTAHDLASATAVAEEIGYPVLVRPSFVLGGRGMEIVYDPSALADYFDRMADQAIIGPDLPLLVDRFLDDAVEIDVDALFDGERLYIGGIMEHIEEAGIHSGDSACTLPPVGLGKAEIRGVVAATEKIARGIGVQGLLNVQFAIGAGVLYVLEANPRASRTVPFVSKALGIPLAKAAARIMTGTTIDALVAEGMLPERDGSSVPPQAPVAVKEAVLPFRRFRTHDGQVVDSVLSPEMRSTGEVMGIDRDFPRAFLKSQDAAYGGLPTSGTVFVSVADTDKRQVVLPVHRLQQLGFTITATEGTAEVLRRNGIEVTLVGKYSEGGESVVDLLARDAVDIVINTPSGAAGRADGYEIRAATVAADKPLFTTIAQLGAAVAAIETIGTPLSARSLQDYALERASW; encoded by the coding sequence ATGCCGAAGCGCGCAGACATCGAGTCCGTCCTCGTCATCGGCTCCGGTCCGATCGTCATCGGGCAGGCCGCCGAGTTCGACTACTCCGGCACCCAGGCGTGCCGCGTCCTCCGTGCCGAGGGCGTCCGCGTGATCCTCGTCAACCCGAACCCGGCGACGATCATGACCGACCCGGACTTCGCCGACGCGACGTACATCGAGCCGATCACGAGCGCCTCGCTCGAGGAGATCATCCGGATCGAGCGTCCGGACGCCGTCCTGCCGACGCTCGGCGGCCAGACGGCCCTGAACGCCGCGATCAAGCTCGACGCCGAGGGGATCCTCGCGAAGTACGACGTCGAGCTCATCGGCGCGAAGGTCGACGCGATCCAGCGTGGTGAGGACCGGCAGCTCTTCAAGGAGCTCGTGCTGGAGTCCGGCGCCGACGTCGCCCGGAGCCACATCGCGCACACGCTGGACGAGGCGAAGGAGTTCGCGAAGGACCTCGGCTACCCGCTCGTCGTGCGCCCGTCCTTCACGATGGGCGGCCTCGGCTCCGGCTTCGCGTACAACGAGGAGGAGCTCATCCGCTTCGTGGGCGACGGCCTGCAGTCGAGCCCGACCACCGAGGTGCTCCTGGAGGAGTCGATCCTCGGCTGGAAGGAGTACGAGCTCGAGCTCATGCGCGACAACTTCGACAACACCGTCGTGATCTGCTCGATCGAGAACGTCGACCCGGTGGGCGTCCACACGGGTGACTCGATCACGGTCGCTCCCGCGCTGACGCTGACCGACCGCGAGTACCAGAACATGCGGAACATCGGCATCGACATCATCCGCCGCGTGGGCGTCGACACGGGTGGCTGCAACATCCAGTTCGCGGTCGACCCGTCGAACGGCCGGCTCATCGTCATCGAGATGAACCCGCGCGTGTCCCGCTCGTCGGCCCTGGCGTCGAAGGCGACCGGGTTCCCGATCGCCAAGATCGCCGCGAAGCTCGCGATCGGCTACCGCCTGGACGAGATCGAGAACGACATCACCCGCGTCACCCCGGCGAGCTTCGAGCCGACGCTCGACTACGTCGTCGTGAAGACCCCGCGGTTCGCGTTCGAGAAGTTCCCGGCCGCCGACGCGACGCTCACGACGACGATGAAGAGCGTGGGCGAGGCGATGGCCATCGGCCGCAACTACGCCACGGCGCTGCAGAAGTCGCTCCGCTCGCTCGAGAAGCGCGGCTCGTCGTTCCACTGGGACACCCCGGCGGCGGACTTCGACAAGGACGCCCTGCTCGAGAAGGCCCGGATCCCGACCGACGGCCGCATCGTGACGGTGCAGCAGGCCCTGGTCGCCGGTGCCACCGCGGACGAGGTGTTCGAGGCCACGAAGATCGACCCGTGGTTCATCGACCAGATCGTGCTCATCAACGAGGTCGCGGCCGAGGTCGCGGCAGCGGGGACGCTCGACGCCGACACCGTGCGCTGGGCCAAGGAACACGGCTTCAGCGACGCGCAGATCGCGAGCCTGCGCGGCATCTCCGAGCAGGAGGCACGCGACGCCCGGCACGCGCTGGGCATCCGCCCGGTCTTCAAGACCGTCGACACCTGTGCCGGCGAGTTCCCGGCCCTCACGCCGTACCACTACTCGTCGTACGACACCGAGACCGAGGTCGCCGCGAGCGACCGGAAGAAGGTCGTCATCCTCGGGTCCGGCCCGAACCGCATCGGCCAGGGCGTCGAGTTCGACTACTCGTGCGTGCACGCGTCCTTCGCGCTGAGCGACGCCGGGTTCGAGACGATCATGATCAACTGCAACCCCGAGACGGTGAGCACCGACTACGACACCTCGGACCGCCTCTACTTCGAGCCGCTGACCACCGAGGACGTCCTCGAGGTCATCGCCGCCGAGGCGGCGTCCGGCGAGCTCGTGGGCGTGGTCGTGCAGCTCGGGGGCCAGACCGCCCTCGGGCTCGCGAAGCCGCTCGAGGCCGCTGGCATCCCGATCCTCGGCACGACGCCGACCGCGATCGACTCCGCCGAGGAGCGCGGCCAGTTCTCGCGCATCCTCGAGGAGGCCGGGCTGCTGGCGCCGCGCAACGGCACGGCGCACGACCTCGCGAGCGCGACCGCCGTGGCGGAGGAGATCGGCTACCCGGTGCTCGTCCGGCCGTCGTTCGTGCTCGGCGGCCGCGGCATGGAGATCGTCTACGACCCGAGCGCCCTCGCCGACTACTTCGACCGGATGGCCGACCAGGCGATCATCGGGCCGGACCTGCCCCTGCTGGTGGACCGGTTCCTCGACGACGCCGTGGAGATCGACGTCGACGCGCTGTTCGACGGGGAGCGCCTGTACATCGGCGGCATCATGGAGCACATCGAGGAGGCCGGCATCCACTCCGGTGACTCGGCGTGCACCCTGCCCCCGGTCGGCCTCGGCAAGGCGGAGATCCGCGGCGTGGTCGCGGCGACCGAGAAGATCGCCCGCGGCATCGGCGTGCAGGGCCTGCTCAACGTGCAGTTCGCCATCGGCGCGGGTGTGCTCTACGTCCTCGAGGCGAACCCGCGTGCCAGCCGCACGGTCCCGTTCGTGTCGAAGGCGCTGGGGATCCCGCTCGCCAAGGCCGCTGCGCGGATCATGACGGGCACGACCATCGACGCGCTCGTCGCCGAGGGCATGCTGCCCGAGCGCGACGGTTCCTCGGTGCCGCCGCAGGCCCCGGTCGCCGTCAAGGAGGCCGTGCTGCCCTTCCGCCGGTTCCGCACCCACGACGGCCAGGTCGTCGACTCGGTGCTCAGCCCGGAGATGCGCTCCACGGGCGAGGTCATGGGCATCGACCGGGACTTCCCGCGCGCGTTCCTCAAGTCGCAGGACGCCGCGTACGGCGGGCTGCCGACGAGCGGCACCGTGTTCGTGAGCGTCGCGGACACCGACAAGCGCCAGGTCGTCCTGCCCGTGCACCGGCTGCAGCAGCTCGGCTTCACGATCACCGCGACCGAGGGGACCGCCGAGGTCCTGCGCCGCAACGGCATCGAGGTCACGCTCGTCGGCAAGTACAGCGAGGGCGGCGAGAGCGTCGTCGACCTGCTCGCCCGCGACGCCGTCGACATCGTGATCAACACCCCGTCCGGCGCGGCCGGTCGTGCCGACGGCTACGAGATCCGCGCGGCGACCGTGGCCGCGGACAAGCCGCTCTTCACGACGATCGCGCAGCTCGGCGCGGCGGTCGCCGCGATCGAGACGATCGGCACCCCGCTCAGCGCGCGCAGCCTGCAGGACTACGCACTCGAGCGCGCGAGCTGGTGA